One genomic segment of Paenibacillus sp. FSL H8-0332 includes these proteins:
- a CDS encoding DUF4367 domain-containing protein, whose protein sequence is MNNKKNAAQAEELELQELGDYLARQDFSRESDRAAVLRQVRSRSIQKQQEEDKMKNKQRIRRPVMIAASLLVAAVVSISFVRPSFAQEMLERVLNSVQLGHIEVAQMDGTHPKEFPDAWKGKIFDQDGNPVTSFNPMPEAIFNAAGEAIVNFDGDKLITLSEQEQLDKEASEQKFTVKEAAELDKYALFKVKLPEYLPEGFAFDHGEFYKDEAGVSGQIVELFFASKDKDKRIWMQLRLANEENAFSMATDDKVEQVKLKGTDAVLVSDRSLDWEANGVMYGLSTRGLDRTEVLKIAESINW, encoded by the coding sequence ATGAATAACAAGAAGAACGCCGCACAGGCAGAAGAGCTTGAGCTTCAGGAGCTGGGAGACTATCTGGCCCGCCAGGACTTCTCCCGGGAGTCCGATCGGGCGGCGGTTCTCCGCCAGGTGAGAAGCCGCTCCATTCAGAAACAACAGGAGGAAGATAAAATGAAGAACAAACAACGAATCAGACGTCCGGTGATGATTGCAGCTTCTCTGCTGGTGGCAGCCGTGGTGAGTATATCCTTCGTCAGACCCTCGTTCGCACAGGAAATGCTGGAGCGCGTGCTGAATTCAGTCCAGCTGGGACATATTGAGGTCGCTCAGATGGACGGGACCCACCCTAAGGAGTTCCCGGATGCCTGGAAGGGCAAGATATTTGACCAGGACGGTAATCCGGTCACCTCATTTAACCCCATGCCTGAAGCCATCTTCAATGCCGCCGGGGAGGCCATCGTCAATTTCGACGGGGATAAGCTGATTACCCTGAGTGAGCAGGAGCAGCTTGACAAGGAAGCGTCAGAGCAGAAGTTTACCGTCAAGGAGGCAGCGGAGCTGGATAAATATGCTCTCTTCAAGGTGAAGCTGCCGGAATATCTGCCAGAGGGCTTTGCCTTTGACCACGGGGAGTTCTATAAGGACGAGGCGGGCGTAAGCGGGCAGATTGTTGAACTGTTCTTCGCTAGCAAAGATAAGGATAAGCGAATCTGGATGCAGCTGCGCCTGGCCAATGAGGAGAATGCCTTTTCAATGGCAACGGACGACAAGGTGGAGCAGGTGAAGCTTAAGGGGACGGATGCGGTTCTGGTCAGTGACAGAAGCCTGGACTGGGAAGCAAACGGCGTGATGTACGGTCTCAGTACCCGCGGCCTTGACCGGACTGAGGTCCTGAAAATCGCAGAGTCCATTAACTGGTAA
- the alr gene encoding alanine racemase → MKASYRPTAAEINLDDLRANYEAFRGVLPQETKFMGCVKGNAYGHGAVEVTRELERLGADYVSVAFLDEALELRQAGILLPILVLGYTPPEGIAVAWENNITVTLFTPEVLEAVSALPVAKEHRLKVHIKIDSGMGRLGLLPEDAPAFIAEVHAVAQAELEGMFTHFARADEHNKSYTLMQHRRFMSVAEALRDMDITIPIIHTGNSATAIDTPLLSINMVRVGISLYGFYPSAEVNRELVALHPVMTLKTQAVYVKTLPPDSGISYGTRYFTAGDEVIATLPVGYADGYSRMLTGKAEVLIRGRRVPVVGTICMDQCMVSLKSFALEAEQIKAGEEVVLIGRQGTESITADELALHLGTIHYEVICMLAHRVPRVYVRQGTLPNLVNPLLQA, encoded by the coding sequence GTGAAGGCAAGCTATCGGCCGACAGCAGCCGAGATTAACCTGGATGATTTGCGTGCCAACTACGAAGCTTTTCGCGGCGTATTGCCGCAGGAGACCAAGTTCATGGGATGCGTCAAAGGAAATGCGTATGGACATGGAGCAGTGGAAGTGACGCGGGAGCTGGAGCGGCTTGGAGCGGACTACGTCAGTGTTGCTTTTCTGGATGAGGCATTGGAGCTGCGTCAGGCGGGAATACTACTTCCTATCCTGGTGCTGGGCTATACTCCACCGGAAGGCATTGCTGTAGCCTGGGAGAACAACATTACCGTTACACTGTTCACACCGGAGGTACTGGAAGCGGTTAGCGCCCTTCCTGTAGCGAAGGAGCACCGGCTGAAGGTACACATCAAGATTGACAGCGGAATGGGCAGACTGGGATTATTGCCGGAGGATGCGCCTGCATTCATCGCTGAGGTGCATGCGGTGGCACAGGCGGAGCTGGAGGGCATGTTCACCCATTTTGCCAGAGCAGACGAACACAACAAAAGCTATACACTAATGCAGCACCGACGTTTCATGAGCGTGGCGGAAGCGCTTCGGGACATGGACATTACCATCCCGATCATACATACGGGCAATAGCGCTACGGCCATTGATACACCTCTACTATCCATTAACATGGTGCGTGTAGGCATAAGCTTGTACGGATTCTACCCCTCGGCTGAGGTGAACCGCGAGCTGGTGGCTCTACACCCGGTAATGACGCTGAAGACGCAGGCTGTATATGTCAAAACCCTGCCGCCTGACTCAGGCATCAGCTACGGCACCCGGTACTTCACGGCAGGCGATGAGGTTATCGCTACGCTCCCCGTGGGGTACGCTGACGGATATTCCCGCATGCTAACAGGCAAAGCGGAGGTGCTAATACGCGGACGCCGTGTTCCTGTCGTCGGAACGATCTGCATGGACCAGTGTATGGTATCACTCAAATCTTTCGCTCTAGAAGCGGAACAAATCAAAGCAGGCGAAGAGGTTGTACTCATCGGCCGCCAGGGCACCGAGTCGATCACGGCAGATGAACTGGCGCTCCATTTAGGGACGATCCACTACGAAGTAATCTGTATGCTGGCTCACCGGGTACCGCGAGTGTATGTACGCCAAGGTACCTTACCCAACCTCGTCAATCCCTTGCTGCAAGCCTAA
- a CDS encoding Tex family protein: MSVDTNQAVKAAEDAAARQEQELILAAIAKELSISLKQVRTTVGLLDEGNTIPFIARYRKEMTGELDENVLRDVEERLGYLRNLGDRKKDVIRSIEEQGKLTPELQASIMKAVKLQEVEDLYRPFKQKRKTRASVAKERGLEPLADWVMEQRRQGVPLEEAAKYIDADKGVDSAELALQGAMDIIAENIADDPAIRSWVRQYTASQGILVSEAKDAQQESVYENYYSYREPVHKMPPHRILAINRGERENVLKVGIEVVADKIHAFIIRKLVKGPSPVKELLEAVTEDAYKRLLAPSVEREVRGEMTEKGETQAISIFSGNLRSLLLQPPVKGRHVLGVDPAYRTGCKLAVVDDTGKLLEVAVTYPTPPNNKKREAAAKFKELIAKYGIQLIVIGNGTGSRETEQFTAEVIAEVGDPDLAYLIVNEAGASVYSASKLAQEEFPDLDVAERSAASIARRVQDPLAELVKIDPKAIGVGQYQHDVSQKHLEESLKGVVESAVNHVGVDVNTASASLLSYVAGVNTTIAKNIVKFREENGKFTTRKALQKVPRLGAKSYEQCIGFLRIPGGDNTLDRTPIHPESYAVVDKLFRELGLDVKQLGSKEVAEQLSAQDAEELAVKLEVGVPTLRDILESLQRPGRDPREELPLPIFRKDVLKMEDLLPGMEMQGTVRNVIDFGAFVDIGIKNDGLVHISQLSGSYVKHPMDVVSVGDNVTVWVLGVDVKKGRVSLTMRQPREAAGSGE; the protein is encoded by the coding sequence TTGAGCGTTGATACGAATCAGGCGGTGAAGGCGGCGGAAGATGCTGCTGCCCGTCAGGAGCAGGAACTGATACTTGCAGCTATTGCGAAGGAGCTGAGCATCAGTCTGAAGCAGGTAAGAACTACGGTGGGGCTGCTAGATGAGGGCAACACCATTCCGTTCATTGCCAGATACCGCAAGGAAATGACCGGGGAGCTGGACGAGAATGTCCTCCGCGATGTCGAAGAACGGCTCGGATATCTGCGTAACCTCGGTGACCGCAAGAAGGATGTGATCCGCAGCATCGAGGAGCAGGGCAAGCTTACTCCTGAGCTGCAGGCGAGTATCATGAAAGCTGTGAAGCTGCAGGAAGTGGAGGACCTGTACCGTCCGTTCAAGCAGAAGCGCAAGACACGGGCCAGTGTCGCCAAGGAACGGGGACTGGAACCGCTGGCGGATTGGGTGATGGAGCAGCGCCGGCAGGGGGTTCCGCTGGAAGAGGCCGCTAAGTATATTGATGCAGACAAAGGTGTAGATAGTGCCGAGCTGGCGCTGCAAGGGGCGATGGATATCATTGCCGAGAATATTGCCGATGATCCGGCCATCCGTTCGTGGGTGCGCCAGTATACAGCGAGTCAGGGGATTCTGGTCTCCGAGGCCAAGGATGCCCAGCAGGAGAGTGTATACGAGAATTATTATTCGTACCGGGAGCCTGTGCACAAAATGCCGCCGCACCGTATTCTCGCCATCAATCGAGGGGAGCGGGAGAATGTGCTGAAGGTCGGCATTGAGGTTGTGGCCGACAAGATCCATGCGTTCATTATCCGCAAGCTGGTGAAGGGGCCTTCCCCGGTCAAGGAGCTGCTCGAAGCGGTGACCGAGGATGCGTACAAACGGCTGCTGGCCCCTTCCGTCGAGCGCGAGGTGCGCGGGGAGATGACGGAAAAGGGGGAGACGCAAGCGATTTCCATCTTCTCAGGAAATCTGCGCAGCCTGCTGCTGCAGCCGCCGGTGAAGGGACGACATGTACTTGGTGTCGACCCGGCTTACCGCACCGGCTGCAAGCTGGCCGTAGTGGACGATACCGGCAAGCTGCTGGAGGTAGCGGTCACTTATCCGACGCCGCCGAACAACAAGAAGCGCGAGGCGGCGGCCAAGTTCAAGGAGCTGATCGCCAAATATGGCATCCAGCTCATCGTCATCGGCAACGGCACCGGCTCGCGGGAGACGGAGCAGTTCACGGCCGAGGTCATTGCCGAGGTCGGCGACCCTGACTTGGCCTACCTGATCGTTAACGAGGCAGGGGCCAGTGTGTATTCGGCCTCCAAGCTGGCGCAGGAGGAGTTCCCGGATCTGGATGTGGCGGAGCGCAGCGCCGCCTCCATCGCCCGCCGCGTGCAGGACCCGCTCGCGGAGCTGGTCAAGATTGATCCGAAGGCCATCGGTGTCGGGCAGTACCAGCACGATGTGTCGCAGAAGCATCTGGAGGAGAGCTTGAAGGGCGTCGTGGAGTCGGCGGTTAACCACGTCGGTGTCGACGTGAATACCGCTTCGGCCTCACTGCTCTCCTATGTGGCAGGAGTGAATACGACGATTGCCAAGAATATTGTGAAGTTCCGCGAGGAGAACGGCAAGTTCACTACGCGCAAGGCACTGCAGAAGGTGCCGCGCCTGGGCGCGAAATCCTACGAGCAGTGCATCGGCTTCCTGCGTATCCCCGGAGGGGACAATACGCTGGACCGCACGCCGATCCACCCGGAATCCTACGCGGTGGTGGATAAGTTGTTCCGCGAGCTGGGGCTGGATGTGAAGCAGCTCGGCAGCAAGGAGGTTGCAGAGCAGCTAAGCGCTCAGGATGCGGAAGAGCTGGCGGTGAAGCTGGAGGTGGGCGTGCCTACGCTGCGCGACATCCTGGAGAGTCTTCAGCGTCCGGGCCGCGACCCGCGTGAGGAGCTGCCGCTGCCCATCTTCCGCAAGGATGTGCTGAAGATGGAAGACCTGCTGCCCGGCATGGAGATGCAGGGCACGGTGCGCAACGTAATCGACTTCGGCGCCTTCGTCGATATCGGGATCAAGAACGACGGGCTGGTCCATATCTCCCAGCTTAGCGGTAGCTATGTGAAGCACCCGATGGACGTGGTCTCCGTCGGCGACAATGTCACCGTATGGGTGCTGGGCGTGGATGTGAAGAAGGGCCGCGTCAGCTTGACGATGCGCCAGCCGCGTGAGGCGGCGGGCAGCGGGGAGTAG
- a CDS encoding MFS transporter → MSLLLRNRGAMLLLMLNIFLAFTGIGLVVPIMPTYMNELGIGGSMVGLLVAAFSLTQLLVSPFAGRLSDKMGRKKIIVGGLVVFAFSELLFGLANASWVLFVSRMLGGIGAAMIMPAVMAYVADTTSSEERAKGMGFINAAITTGFIIGPGIGGYLAELGIRVPFFVAAGAAGLVAVITLIVLPESRSAELREEARDQKGNKDNLILQLVRSYREPYFFGLIIVFVLSFGLANYETVFGLFVDHKFGFTPKDIAFVLTFGSIAGAVVQVTAFSWILNKFGESRVISACLLVSGLSILLTLFVHGFVAIVSVTFVVFLAMDILRPAVGTQLSKMADETQQGLVMGMNSAYTSLGNIAGPIVAGILFDMNLNFPYAAAALVMFLSFLLSVSYGRRRRSKGIPVVR, encoded by the coding sequence ATGTCATTACTGTTAAGGAACCGGGGAGCGATGCTGCTTCTCATGCTGAATATCTTTTTGGCGTTCACGGGGATCGGTCTGGTTGTCCCTATTATGCCTACCTATATGAATGAACTGGGTATCGGCGGGAGTATGGTCGGGCTGCTGGTGGCCGCATTCTCGCTGACTCAGCTGCTGGTCTCGCCCTTCGCCGGAAGACTCTCGGACAAAATGGGCCGCAAAAAAATCATTGTCGGCGGTCTGGTGGTGTTTGCGTTCTCGGAGCTTCTGTTCGGTCTGGCTAACGCATCATGGGTGCTGTTCGTCTCGAGAATGCTTGGCGGTATCGGTGCAGCGATGATTATGCCTGCTGTTATGGCTTATGTGGCGGACACCACCTCCTCGGAGGAGCGGGCGAAGGGTATGGGCTTCATCAATGCGGCCATTACCACGGGCTTCATCATCGGGCCAGGAATCGGCGGCTATCTGGCCGAGCTGGGCATCCGCGTTCCATTCTTTGTTGCTGCGGGTGCTGCCGGGCTCGTGGCCGTCATTACGTTAATCGTCCTGCCGGAATCGCGTTCGGCGGAGCTGCGTGAAGAAGCCAGAGACCAGAAGGGAAATAAGGATAATCTAATTCTCCAGCTCGTACGCTCTTATCGTGAGCCTTACTTTTTCGGACTTATTATTGTATTCGTACTGTCTTTCGGGCTGGCCAACTATGAAACGGTATTCGGATTGTTTGTGGATCACAAATTCGGGTTCACGCCCAAGGATATTGCGTTTGTCCTGACGTTTGGCTCGATTGCCGGGGCTGTGGTACAGGTTACCGCATTCAGCTGGATTCTGAACAAGTTCGGGGAGAGCCGGGTCATTTCCGCCTGTCTGCTGGTCTCGGGCCTGTCGATCCTGTTGACGCTGTTCGTGCATGGCTTCGTGGCGATTGTATCTGTGACCTTTGTTGTATTCCTCGCCATGGATATCCTTCGCCCCGCTGTCGGGACACAGCTCTCCAAGATGGCGGACGAGACGCAGCAGGGCCTTGTGATGGGAATGAATTCCGCGTACACCAGCCTTGGCAACATTGCCGGACCGATTGTAGCGGGTATCCTGTTCGATATGAATCTCAATTTCCCTTATGCGGCGGCTGCGCTGGTCATGTTCCTCAGCTTCCTGTTGTCGGTGAGCTATGGCAGACGGAGAAGAAGCAAGGGGATTCCGGTGGTACGGTAA
- a CDS encoding TetR/AcrR family transcriptional regulator: MEKKRGRPRNTEAKNAILNASYELLLETGFGAVTVEKIAEQAQVSKATIYKWWPNKAAVVMDGYLYAANARLPIPDTGSAKEDILIHAGTLARFLTSREGKVITELIGEGQSDAGLAEAYRSRYFGPRRQEAWKLFERGIAQGELKQGLDIGSCIDLIYGPIFYRLLLTGGELSEASVRALVLLALQALEA, encoded by the coding sequence ATGGAGAAAAAAAGAGGCCGCCCGCGCAATACTGAGGCCAAGAACGCTATTCTGAACGCTTCATATGAATTATTGCTGGAGACGGGCTTCGGCGCAGTTACCGTAGAGAAGATCGCGGAGCAGGCCCAGGTCAGTAAGGCAACGATTTATAAATGGTGGCCGAATAAAGCAGCGGTAGTGATGGACGGATATCTGTACGCTGCTAACGCCAGACTGCCGATCCCCGATACCGGTTCCGCCAAAGAGGACATTCTGATTCATGCGGGAACGCTCGCACGGTTCCTCACCAGCCGGGAAGGTAAAGTCATTACGGAGCTGATCGGTGAAGGTCAATCCGATGCCGGACTGGCGGAGGCGTACCGGAGCAGGTATTTCGGCCCGCGCCGCCAGGAAGCCTGGAAGCTGTTCGAACGGGGGATTGCCCAGGGGGAACTGAAGCAGGGACTCGATATCGGGAGCTGTATCGACTTGATCTATGGCCCTATTTTTTACCGGCTGCTGCTGACCGGGGGAGAACTGAGCGAAGCCTCAGTCAGAGCGCTGGTGTTACTTGCCCTTCAGGCGCTTGAAGCTTGA
- a CDS encoding MFS transporter, translating to MQQQADSPEAAKAVPGWITFLLAVSCGLIVANLYYTQTLVGPIGQAIHLSAGATGLIVTLTQIGYVAGLLFIVPLSDIIENRRLTVMSLILVVAALALSVLAPNAPLFLAASLLIGLGSVAAQVLVPYASYLATEEDRGRVVGNVMSGLLLGIMFARPVASFLAGLWGWQSIFIVSAVVTALLTLLLSRILPARKPAPGLSYGQLLRSLGTLLMQTPVLRRRALYQASLFGAFSLFWTTVPLHLSSEYHLSQQGIALFALAGVGGAVAAPIAGRLADKGWTRLLTGLGISLAVLSFILAYLLRDTSNFTLGLLVLTAILLDMSVSGNLVLGQRAIYSLGNETRGRLNGLFMAIFFIGGAVGSSLGGWAYAYGGWSLTTLIGLALPVLALIYFLTGKKEHA from the coding sequence ATGCAACAACAAGCAGATTCCCCTGAAGCTGCAAAGGCTGTCCCCGGCTGGATCACATTTCTGCTGGCCGTATCCTGCGGACTGATTGTGGCGAATCTCTATTATACCCAGACGCTGGTTGGGCCCATCGGGCAGGCCATTCATCTGTCGGCCGGAGCGACCGGACTAATCGTTACCCTGACGCAAATCGGTTATGTTGCCGGACTGCTGTTCATTGTCCCGCTCAGTGATATTATCGAGAACCGGCGGCTGACTGTGATGTCGCTGATTCTGGTTGTGGCCGCTCTGGCACTGTCTGTCCTGGCACCGAATGCACCGCTGTTCCTGGCCGCCTCCTTGCTGATCGGGCTGGGCTCGGTAGCAGCGCAGGTCCTGGTGCCGTATGCCTCTTATCTGGCGACAGAGGAAGATCGCGGCCGCGTCGTCGGCAATGTGATGAGCGGGCTGCTGCTGGGCATTATGTTCGCCCGCCCGGTCGCCAGCTTCCTGGCCGGACTATGGGGCTGGCAGTCCATCTTCATAGTCTCGGCTGTCGTTACTGCGCTGCTGACGCTGCTCCTGTCCCGTATTCTGCCCGCACGGAAGCCCGCTCCTGGCCTGAGTTACGGACAATTACTCCGCTCTCTGGGCACATTGCTCATGCAGACGCCGGTGCTGCGGCGCCGCGCCTTATACCAGGCCAGCCTATTCGGCGCCTTCAGCTTGTTCTGGACGACCGTTCCACTGCACCTGTCCAGTGAGTATCATCTGTCCCAGCAAGGAATCGCCCTGTTTGCTCTGGCTGGTGTGGGCGGAGCCGTAGCCGCGCCGATTGCGGGCAGATTGGCTGACAAAGGCTGGACCCGGTTATTGACCGGTCTAGGCATTTCACTGGCCGTTCTCTCCTTTATCCTGGCCTACCTGCTGCGGGATACCTCCAATTTTACACTAGGCCTGCTGGTGCTGACGGCCATTCTGCTCGATATGAGCGTGTCCGGTAATCTGGTGCTGGGGCAGCGGGCGATCTATTCACTGGGCAATGAGACCCGGGGGCGGCTGAACGGCTTGTTCATGGCGATCTTCTTCATTGGAGGCGCCGTGGGATCATCACTCGGGGGCTGGGCATATGCTTACGGCGGCTGGAGTCTGACAACCCTGATCGGGCTGGCACTGCCAGTGCTGGCGCTGATCTACTTTTTGACCGGGAAGAAGGAGCACGCTTGA
- a CDS encoding outer membrane lipoprotein carrier protein LolA, translating into MRRITWVLAIIMSVALVLAGCGKKDAASVVKDLNQVSDKLESKQGAYQGSGTMTLYTGEQPQDYKVEVWYKNPSYYRISLSNVQKDVKQIVLRNDEGVFVLTPSLGKSFRFQSDWPDSQGQVYLYQTLLKGIVKDNNRQFVEDGDNYVFEVAANYQSSALVRQKIWLNKKTYEPKQVQVSDSEAKVVVNVTFDSFKFDPEFTADSFDMQKNMAAGSPSENTMAEVDQEGNPVVSEDGEQAGEPVTAELGDFGIIEPAYIPAGVKLKDTNKIEGSKDHAVLIRYDGVYQYTIMEARPLDRAVSLAPGTLVDLGFTAGLLSGDEQQTLTWMSEGVEYRITSANLPVTEMMQIAASMEEQSGK; encoded by the coding sequence ATGCGCCGGATAACATGGGTACTCGCGATCATTATGAGCGTGGCCTTAGTATTGGCGGGGTGCGGGAAGAAGGATGCCGCCTCTGTGGTCAAGGATCTGAATCAAGTGTCTGACAAGCTGGAGAGCAAGCAGGGAGCTTATCAGGGCTCAGGCACAATGACCTTGTACACCGGGGAGCAGCCGCAGGATTACAAGGTGGAGGTATGGTATAAGAATCCTTCGTATTACCGGATCAGCCTGTCGAATGTCCAGAAGGATGTGAAGCAGATTGTGCTGCGCAATGATGAGGGCGTATTCGTCCTGACCCCAAGCCTCGGCAAAAGCTTCCGCTTCCAGAGCGACTGGCCGGACAGCCAGGGTCAGGTGTATCTGTACCAGACGCTGCTGAAGGGAATTGTCAAAGACAATAACCGGCAGTTCGTGGAGGACGGAGATAATTATGTGTTCGAGGTCGCTGCCAACTATCAGAGCAGCGCGCTGGTCCGCCAGAAGATCTGGCTGAACAAAAAGACTTATGAGCCGAAGCAGGTGCAGGTATCGGATTCCGAAGCCAAGGTTGTGGTGAATGTGACCTTCGACAGCTTCAAGTTCGATCCGGAATTCACAGCAGATTCCTTCGATATGCAGAAGAATATGGCGGCCGGCAGCCCTTCCGAGAACACGATGGCGGAAGTGGATCAAGAAGGCAATCCGGTGGTCTCTGAAGATGGTGAACAGGCCGGTGAGCCGGTTACGGCCGAGCTGGGCGACTTCGGAATCATTGAGCCGGCTTACATTCCGGCCGGTGTGAAGCTGAAGGACACGAACAAGATTGAAGGCAGCAAGGACCATGCGGTGCTGATCCGCTATGACGGCGTCTACCAGTATACGATTATGGAAGCCCGTCCGCTGGACCGTGCGGTGTCGCTGGCTCCCGGAACACTGGTCGATCTGGGCTTCACGGCCGGCCTGCTTAGCGGGGATGAGCAGCAGACGCTGACCTGGATGAGCGAGGGTGTAGAGTACCGGATTACAAGCGCAAATCTGCCAGTTACGGAAATGATGCAAATAGCCGCTTCTATGGAGGAACAATCGGGTAAATAA
- a CDS encoding sigma-70 family RNA polymerase sigma factor: protein MQERALLPLIHDRVATHIETKLAFAAVFEAYYKRIFNYIAYRVSCRYTAEDLASQVFEKTLSKLPGYSPEKAPLEVWLFAIARNVVNDYYRSQARQRFFSLDSIRELVSGKKEPETLILGRERSDRLQVALDTLSPKERNLIALKFGADLKNTEIARITGISESNVGVILYRSMRKLKSEIGSVEEL, encoded by the coding sequence ATGCAAGAGCGCGCATTGCTGCCTTTGATACATGACAGGGTTGCTACTCATATAGAGACAAAGCTTGCGTTTGCAGCGGTTTTTGAAGCCTATTATAAACGGATATTCAACTATATCGCCTACCGGGTGAGCTGCCGTTATACCGCCGAGGATCTGGCCAGCCAGGTGTTCGAGAAGACGCTATCCAAGCTGCCCGGTTATTCCCCGGAGAAAGCGCCGCTTGAGGTATGGCTGTTCGCCATTGCCCGCAACGTAGTGAATGATTATTACCGGAGCCAGGCCCGGCAGCGCTTCTTCTCACTGGACAGTATCCGGGAGCTGGTGTCGGGAAAAAAAGAGCCGGAAACGCTCATCCTCGGCAGAGAGCGCAGCGACCGGCTACAGGTGGCGCTGGACACGCTCAGCCCGAAGGAACGTAACCTCATCGCCCTGAAATTCGGGGCGGATCTGAAGAATACGGAGATTGCCCGGATTACCGGAATCTCGGAGAGCAATGTCGGAGTCATTCTCTATCGCAGCATGCGAAAACTGAAATCTGAAATAGGGAGTGTGGAAGAGCTATGA
- a CDS encoding type II toxin-antitoxin system PemK/MazF family toxin → MIVKRGDVFFADLSPVVGSEQGGVRPVLIIQNDIGNRFSPTVIVAAITAQIQKAKLPTHVEIDAAAHGFDRDSVILLEQVRTIDKQRLTDKITHLDDETMKLVDDSLQISLGLIDF, encoded by the coding sequence TTGATTGTTAAACGCGGCGACGTTTTTTTTGCCGACCTTTCACCGGTTGTGGGTTCTGAGCAAGGTGGAGTAAGGCCGGTACTGATTATTCAGAACGATATTGGCAATCGCTTCAGCCCGACTGTGATTGTGGCAGCTATCACTGCCCAGATCCAGAAGGCCAAGCTGCCGACGCATGTGGAGATTGATGCAGCTGCTCATGGCTTTGACCGGGATTCCGTGATTCTGCTGGAGCAGGTTCGTACCATTGACAAGCAACGCTTAACAGATAAAATCACCCACCTGGACGACGAGACCATGAAGCTGGTGGATGATTCGCTGCAAATCAGCCTGGGGCTGATTGATTTCTGA
- a CDS encoding TetR/AcrR family transcriptional regulator: MIRGRSDGEETKSRILHNASSLFAQKGYGAVSMNEVCLAAKVSKGSLYHHFPSKDELFLHVVEEDTQKWICEWEELQSKLSGTEARLFALGDHYANDFQNPLIHALEEYARSRTLPDDIRQRLSQIYELVARVCRELLQEGMDSGYLNNINLESCVITLSGMLEGIGRVNEITTIANTPEEIRAYYRAAIQILLQGIRAGER; encoded by the coding sequence ATGATCAGAGGACGTTCAGATGGAGAAGAAACCAAAAGCCGTATTCTGCACAATGCTTCCAGTCTATTCGCGCAAAAGGGCTACGGAGCAGTAAGCATGAATGAGGTCTGCCTGGCTGCGAAGGTCAGCAAGGGCAGTTTATATCACCATTTTCCCAGCAAGGATGAGTTGTTCCTGCATGTGGTGGAAGAGGATACACAGAAATGGATCTGTGAGTGGGAGGAGCTGCAGAGCAAGCTCAGCGGAACGGAAGCCCGCCTGTTCGCGCTGGGTGATCATTATGCGAATGATTTTCAGAATCCGCTGATTCACGCACTGGAGGAATACGCCAGATCCCGCACACTTCCGGACGATATCCGCCAGCGTCTCTCGCAGATCTATGAGCTGGTTGCACGGGTCTGCCGTGAGCTGCTGCAGGAGGGAATGGATTCCGGGTACCTGAACAACATAAATCTGGAGAGCTGTGTAATCACACTCAGCGGGATGCTGGAAGGAATCGGACGGGTCAATGAGATTACAACCATCGCCAATACCCCGGAGGAGATCAGGGCATACTACCGTGCAGCCATTCAGATCCTGCTGCAGGGGATACGCGCCGGGGAACGTTAA
- a CDS encoding ribbon-helix-helix protein, CopG family: protein MANLQNTKRIMISLPDHLLQEVDGIVQLENSNRSELIRQAMKLYLSDRRKRTIRESMQRGYMEMAKINLTMACEAFLAEEDADSTLGRLVSGV from the coding sequence GTGGCCAATTTGCAGAACACCAAAAGAATCATGATCAGCTTGCCCGATCATCTCTTGCAGGAAGTAGATGGGATCGTTCAACTGGAGAACTCTAACCGTAGTGAATTGATCAGGCAGGCCATGAAGCTGTACTTGAGCGATCGGAGGAAACGTACCATCCGCGAGTCCATGCAGCGGGGCTATATGGAAATGGCTAAGATTAATTTAACCATGGCATGCGAGGCCTTTCTCGCAGAGGAAGATGCAGACAGTACTCTTGGCCGCTTAGTAAGCGGGGTGTAA